In Strigops habroptila isolate Jane chromosome 2, bStrHab1.2.pri, whole genome shotgun sequence, one genomic interval encodes:
- the LOC115604442 gene encoding LOW QUALITY PROTEIN: inositol 1,4,5-trisphosphate receptor-interacting protein-like 1 (The sequence of the model RefSeq protein was modified relative to this genomic sequence to represent the inferred CDS: deleted 2 bases in 1 codon): MSHSMCRGTRKRSRKRESSCKQGSRGSQEEQEEGVEEDNDNNFGDTCDMSQFWADGIQWPVPYRAEMCKLVEDLVDELLCACRIFCKHTFKPQLQPAIGMGCVYEGWSVWEDNVLYRLPVPLQPPPGHHFCLELDTAEEVLTNASCLHVQQKRVYTREQMVGDMLCFLHHHEDDVKASSPASLTPFTPTNSCISF; encoded by the exons ATGTCTCATAGTATGTGTAGGGGAACCAGGAAGAGGAGCCGTAAGCGAGAAAGTAGCTGCAAGCAGGGCAGCCGTGGAAGTCAAGAGGAGCAGGAA GAAGGGGTAGAAGAAGACAATGACAACAACTTTGGTGACACATGTGATATGAGCCAGTTCTGGGCTGATGGCATCCAGTGGCCTGTGCCATACAGGGCTGAGATGTGCAAGTTGGTGGAGGATCTGGTAGATGAACTTCTTTGTGCCTGCCGAATATTTTGCAAGCATACCTTCAAGCCGCAGCTACAGCCAGCCATTGGGATGGGCTGTGTCTATGAAGGCTGGAGTGTCTGGGAGGACAATGTCCTCTACCGCCtgcctgtgcccctgcagcctcccCCTGGGCATCACTTTTGTTTGGAGCTGGACACCGCAGAGGAGGTGCTGACCAACGCCTCCTGCCTCCATGTGCAGCAAAAGCGTGTGTACACCAGGGAGCAGATGGTGGGAGACATGCTGTGCTTCCTCCACCACCATGAGGATGATGTGAAAGCCAGCAGCCCAGCCTCCTTGACACCCTTTACACCAaccaacagctgcatttccttttaa